In the genome of Natronomonas salina, the window GTCGGCGACGAGAAGACGGCCGAGATCACCGACCCCGAGCGGTCCGGGTTCGGTGGCACGCTCGCCTACGAGGAGTTCGGCGTCGAGACGTACCTCGGGACGCGGATCGAACTCGACAACGAGCCCGACCGGACGTTCTTCTTCGTCTCGACTGACCCCAGAGAGCGGGGCTTCACGGACGCCGAAGAGACGTTCCTCCACCTCATGGCGCAGTGGGTCAGGTTCGAACTCGACCGGAAGAACCGCGAGCGGGCCCTCGAGGAGTCCAACGAGCGCCTCGAGCAGTTCGCCTACGCCGCCTCCCACGACCTCCAGGAACCCCTCCGGATGGTCACGAGCTACTTGCGGCTCCTGGAGGGCCGGTACGGCGACGAGCTGGACGAGGAGGCCGAGGAGTTCATCGACTTCGCGGTCGACGGTGCCGACCGGATGCGCGAGATGATCGACGGCCTCCTCGAGTACTCCCGCGTCGAGACCCGCGGCGACCCGTTCGAACCGGTCGCGGTGGAAGACGTGTTCGACGACGTCCTCGCCGACCTGCAGTTCCAGATCGAGGAGAGCGGCGCGGAGATCACCGTCGACGACCTCCCCCGGGTCGAGGGCGACGCCAGCCAGCTCCGGCAGGTGATCCAGAACCTCCTCGAGAACGCCATCCGGTACAGCGGCGACACCCCGCCCCGCATCCGCGTCGACGCGACCCGGCGCGGCCGGGAGTGGGTCGTCTCGGTCCGCGACGACGGCATCGGCATCGACCCCGAGGACCAGGACCGCGTGTTCACCGTCTTCGATCGGCTCCACAGTCGCGAGGAGTACGAGGGGACCGGCATCGGCCTCGCCCTCTGTCAGCGCATCGTCGAGCGTCACGGCGGCGACATCTGGGTCGAGTCCGAACCGGGCGAAGGGTCGACGTTCTCGTTCACCCTCCCCGCGCTCGACTAGCGGCTACTCCCGCGCCCCGCGGAGCGAAGTGATCCGTTCGCTGTTGTGACGGACCAGGAGGGCTCCGGCCAGCGTCCAGAGCAGGACCGTCAGCGCGGGGCCGTGGACGTGGAGCCCCGGCGACGGGAGGTCCCCGGGCGAGAGCAGAAGCGGGAGCCCCATCGGCGAGAGCGCGTCGACGGCGAGGTGCGACCCGAGGGCCAGGGCGACGGCGAGGGCGTCGGTCCGGCGCCGCCGGACCGCGTAGGCGACCCCGGTGCAGGCGAGGAGGAACGTCGGGGCGTGGGTGAACCCGCGGTGGACGAACGCCGGCCCCCAGGCCGGATCGAAGAGGAGGTCGACGTCGGGGGCGACCGCCAGGAGCGCGCCGAGACGCGGGTCGACCCCGGCGAACGTCGCGACCAGCGCGTAGCCGACCGCGCCGTGGGTCGCGAAGGCCACCAGGAGGAACAATACCCGATCCACGCCCATGGCGGGCGTTGGGAACCCAAGCTCTTGGTAGTTGCCCACACGATTCCGCTCGAGGAGAGGGCCGTCACCTCCGCGGTCGAAGCGTCCGGTGGCGGGTGGTCACCCGCGTCGGCCGGGTGTCACTCCGGCTGTGCGTCCCACTCGAAGTCGACGTTCCCGTCGTCGCGGAACGCCTCGACGTCCACGTCGAAGAGCGGCTCCGCCTCGGTCGACTCGTTGGCCCGCACCTTCAGGTCGGTCGACTTCTCCCGCCGGTCGTCGCCGTCGCCGACCGACATCGTCAGCGAGACCCGCTGGTTGTCGTCGGCCTCGTTCTCGACGGTCGCGTTGACGCGCACCTGGTCGTTCTCCGTCGCCTCGTAGTCGTACCCGGAGACGTCGATCTGGTCGGAGCTCACACGCGGCGATTCGCTTTCGAGGTGGTAAAGCGCTGTGCCGCCCGTCAGTTACCACCTCGCTGGAGATGGCGACGTGTCATATCCAGTAACTACCCAATCACTTAGCCATACCACCCATATCCCTGGTCGCCCTCGGTGCAGTCACCGTCACGCGCTGCCACCATGGGTACGGACGCAGCGTCCGTGGCGGTCGCTCCCCGGTCCCCGCTCCATCCCCCATCGCTGCAGGCGTCGCCCATCGACGTGCTCGGTGCGTTCGACGCTCCTCCCTCTCTTCCCCTGTCGCTCCCACCCGAGTCGGGGGTCCGGCTGCACTGCCGCCACCGCTGCGGGATTACGAACGACGATACAGGCCTCGAAACGGCGCGGGGGTTAAGGCACCGTGCCTCCCGAGGTAGACTCGTCTCCGCCACTTCGTGGGGAGACACATGGGAGAGTCTCCGGTCTGGATGCGCGGCGTTCCGCCGCGCTCTTTTGGAGTCACTTTTCGCGGGTCGCCCACCCC includes:
- a CDS encoding metal-dependent hydrolase, whose amino-acid sequence is MGVDRVLFLLVAFATHGAVGYALVATFAGVDPRLGALLAVAPDVDLLFDPAWGPAFVHRGFTHAPTFLLACTGVAYAVRRRRTDALAVALALGSHLAVDALSPMGLPLLLSPGDLPSPGLHVHGPALTVLLWTLAGALLVRHNSERITSLRGARE